One stretch of Ipomoea triloba cultivar NCNSP0323 chromosome 8, ASM357664v1 DNA includes these proteins:
- the LOC116027345 gene encoding uncharacterized protein LOC116027345 isoform X4, translating into MQVLKDAREKFTREVSLRTKDKEISLAKALLYVGAEDEVFMAFNREKDAYAVQSESTSLLPSYTPDWQHVEAMPLAGKSMNQWLGELDAIAREVEAELVSREIGCHLSEVLDAVNIVLFELRGFKRSHVLVDSKGLYLHSVLGSGSCSAILLSIVYIEVCRRLNLTVLGSRVGEEFLIWPQTGNPEELFKITCGHSLFGIVNGKCVEDPRSKASDINSNSLLGLEVATNRDIIGIALANLIRFHWKRASRANHGLMLSSPLRSVRDADERSSKNDVASNVPLLRPQDLRLAIMASERLLILQPHNWALRRDYGMMLYYRNTRQLCRSLASVWPSPLKRKQKFWSHSSRSCICCASNPRGSPGDIKAGLQFLNSADPFVECRGFLTC; encoded by the exons ATGCAG GTTTTGAAAGATGCTAGGGAAAAGTTTACACGGGAGGTATCTTTGCGAACGAAGGATAAAGAAATATCCCTAGCAAAG GCTTTGCTTTATGTTGGTGCCGAAGATGAGGTGTTCATGGCTTTCAACCGGGAGAAGGATGCTTACGCAGTCCAAAGTGAAAGTACGTCTCTGTTACCGTCCTATACTCCAGATTGGCAACACGTCGAGGCCATGCCTCTTGCGGGAAAAAGTATGAATCAGTGGTTGGGCGAGCTGGATGCAATTGCACGAGAAGTCGAGGCAGAGCTAGTTTCGCGGGAAATAGGGTGCCATTTGAGTGAGGTTTTGGACGCGGTGAACATAGTCCTTTTCGAGTTGAGAGGTTTCAAAAGGTCACATGTGTTGGTAGATTCCAAAGGTCTATACCTGCACTCGGTATTAGGCTCGGGATCTTGCAGCG CGATTTTGCTCAGTATTGTTTATATTGAGGTTTGTCGAAGACTTAATCTAACTGTTTTGGGATCCCGAGTTGGGGAAGAGTTTTTGATATGGCCCCAGACAGGAAACCCCGAG GAGCTATTCAAGATTACTTGCGGGCACAGTTTGTTTGGTATTGTTAACGGGAAGTGTGTGGAGGACCCTCGATCGAAGGCCTCAGACATAAATAGCAATTCACTTCTAGGACTCGAGGTTGCAACGAACCGAGATATAATTGGAATCGCTTTGGCCAATTTGATT AGGTTTCATTGGAAACGTGCCTCGAGAGCAAACCATGGTCTGATGCTGAGTTCTCCGCTTAGGTCTGTTCGTGATGCTGACGAAAGATCTAGCAAGAACGACGTGGCTTCGAATGTCCCCTTGTTACGACCTCAAGATCTAAG GCTGGCTATTATGGCATCAGAAAGATTGCTTATTCTGCAGCCACACAATTGGGCTCTGAGACGAGACTATGGCATGATGTTGTACTATA GGAATACGAGGCAGCTGTGCAGGAGCTTAGCATCTGTATGGCCTTCGCCCCTGAAGAGGAAGCAGAAGTTTTGGAGCCATTCGTCGAGAAGTTGCATCTGTTGCGCCTCGAATCCTCGTGGAAGTCCCGGGGACATAAAGGCCGGCTTACAGTTCCTTAACAGCGCTGATCCATTTGTAGAATGTCGCGGTTTTCTGACATGTTAA
- the LOC116027345 gene encoding uncharacterized protein LOC116027345 isoform X1, with product MLCSSLSGLIHQAARMGSLENLCRCGFDGRLGCWIGNEKHKKRRLSIAPWIASALAETRNSSRAELYAEVLKDAREKFTREVSLRTKDKEISLAKALLYVGAEDEVFMAFNREKDAYAVQSESTSLLPSYTPDWQHVEAMPLAGKSMNQWLGELDAIAREVEAELVSREIGCHLSEVLDAVNIVLFELRGFKRSHVLVDSKGLYLHSVLGSGSCSAILLSIVYIEVCRRLNLTVLGSRVGEEFLIWPQTGNPEELFKITCGHSLFGIVNGKCVEDPRSKASDINSNSLLGLEVATNRDIIGIALANLIRFHWKRASRANHGLMLSSPLRSVRDADERSSKNDVASNVPLLRPQDLRLAIMASERLLILQPHNWALRRDYGMMLYYRNTRQLCRSLASVWPSPLKRKQKFWSHSSRSCICCASNPRGSPGDIKAGLQFLNSADPFVECRGFLTC from the exons ATGCTGTGTTCTTCCTTATCTGGGCTGATTCATCAGGCAGCCAGGATGGGTTCTTTGGAGAATTTATGCAG GTGTGGTTTTGATGGTCGTCTTGGATGTTGGATTGGGAATGAAAAACACAAGAAGAGGAGGCTGAGCATTGCCCCTTGGATTGCTTCTGCTCTTGCTGAAACCCGAAATTCGTCTAGAGCTGAGCTCTATGCAGAG GTTTTGAAAGATGCTAGGGAAAAGTTTACACGGGAGGTATCTTTGCGAACGAAGGATAAAGAAATATCCCTAGCAAAG GCTTTGCTTTATGTTGGTGCCGAAGATGAGGTGTTCATGGCTTTCAACCGGGAGAAGGATGCTTACGCAGTCCAAAGTGAAAGTACGTCTCTGTTACCGTCCTATACTCCAGATTGGCAACACGTCGAGGCCATGCCTCTTGCGGGAAAAAGTATGAATCAGTGGTTGGGCGAGCTGGATGCAATTGCACGAGAAGTCGAGGCAGAGCTAGTTTCGCGGGAAATAGGGTGCCATTTGAGTGAGGTTTTGGACGCGGTGAACATAGTCCTTTTCGAGTTGAGAGGTTTCAAAAGGTCACATGTGTTGGTAGATTCCAAAGGTCTATACCTGCACTCGGTATTAGGCTCGGGATCTTGCAGCG CGATTTTGCTCAGTATTGTTTATATTGAGGTTTGTCGAAGACTTAATCTAACTGTTTTGGGATCCCGAGTTGGGGAAGAGTTTTTGATATGGCCCCAGACAGGAAACCCCGAG GAGCTATTCAAGATTACTTGCGGGCACAGTTTGTTTGGTATTGTTAACGGGAAGTGTGTGGAGGACCCTCGATCGAAGGCCTCAGACATAAATAGCAATTCACTTCTAGGACTCGAGGTTGCAACGAACCGAGATATAATTGGAATCGCTTTGGCCAATTTGATT AGGTTTCATTGGAAACGTGCCTCGAGAGCAAACCATGGTCTGATGCTGAGTTCTCCGCTTAGGTCTGTTCGTGATGCTGACGAAAGATCTAGCAAGAACGACGTGGCTTCGAATGTCCCCTTGTTACGACCTCAAGATCTAAG GCTGGCTATTATGGCATCAGAAAGATTGCTTATTCTGCAGCCACACAATTGGGCTCTGAGACGAGACTATGGCATGATGTTGTACTATA GGAATACGAGGCAGCTGTGCAGGAGCTTAGCATCTGTATGGCCTTCGCCCCTGAAGAGGAAGCAGAAGTTTTGGAGCCATTCGTCGAGAAGTTGCATCTGTTGCGCCTCGAATCCTCGTGGAAGTCCCGGGGACATAAAGGCCGGCTTACAGTTCCTTAACAGCGCTGATCCATTTGTAGAATGTCGCGGTTTTCTGACATGTTAA
- the LOC116027346 gene encoding DNA-directed RNA polymerases II, IV and V subunit 8B-like: MVETLFEDIFTVTNIDPDGKKFDKVNRIEARSEQFEMFMQLDINTEVYPIHREEKFMMVLASTLNLDGAPDSGYFLQGNRKSLADKFEYVMQGKLYRISEEGSGRLAKADIYVSFGGLLMQLRGDPSIAAKFELDQRLFILIRKV, translated from the exons ATGGTTGAGACCCTGTTTGAGGATATTTTTACAGTAACTAACATAGACCCAGATGGGAAAAAGTTCGATAAAG TGAATCGCATTGAGGCGAGGAGCGAGCAGTTTGAAATGTTTATGCAATTAGATATAAACACAGAGGTATATCCTATCCACCGAGAAGAGAAGTTTATGATGGTTCTGGCCTCCACATTAAACTTGGATGGGGCACCAGATTCTGGTTACTTTCTTCAG GGAAACAGGAAATCACTTGCTGACAAGTTTGAGTACGTGATGCAAGGAAAGCTGTACAGGATATCGGAGGAAGGCTCGGGAAGGCTTGCTAAAGC GGATATATACGTTTCGTTCGGTGGACTTCTGATGCAGCTGAGGGGAGATCCATCGATAGCAGCTAAATTCGAGCTCGACCAGAGGCTGTTCATTCTCATCAGGAAAGTTTGA
- the LOC116027345 gene encoding uncharacterized protein LOC116027345 isoform X2, with protein sequence MLCSSLSGLIHQAARMGSLENLCRCGFDGRLGCWIGNEKHKKRRLSIAPWIASALAETRNSSRAELYAEVLKDAREKFTREVSLRTKDKEISLAKALLYVGAEDEVFMAFNREKDAYAVQSESTSLLPSYTPDWQHVEAMPLAGKSMNQWLGELDAIAREVEAELVSREIGCHLSEVLDAVNIVLFELRGFKRSHVLVDSKGLYLHSVLGSGSCSAILLSIVYIEVCRRLNLTVLGSRVGEEFLIWPQTGNPEELFKITCGHSLFGIVNGKCVEDPRSKASDINSNSLLGLEVATNRDIIGIALANLIRFHWKRASRANHGLMLSSPLRSVRDADERSSKNDVASNVPLLRPQDLRLAIMASERLLILQPHNWALRRDYGMMLYYSREYEAAVQELSICMAFAPEEEAEVLEPFVEKLHLLRLESSWKSRGHKGRLTVP encoded by the exons ATGCTGTGTTCTTCCTTATCTGGGCTGATTCATCAGGCAGCCAGGATGGGTTCTTTGGAGAATTTATGCAG GTGTGGTTTTGATGGTCGTCTTGGATGTTGGATTGGGAATGAAAAACACAAGAAGAGGAGGCTGAGCATTGCCCCTTGGATTGCTTCTGCTCTTGCTGAAACCCGAAATTCGTCTAGAGCTGAGCTCTATGCAGAG GTTTTGAAAGATGCTAGGGAAAAGTTTACACGGGAGGTATCTTTGCGAACGAAGGATAAAGAAATATCCCTAGCAAAG GCTTTGCTTTATGTTGGTGCCGAAGATGAGGTGTTCATGGCTTTCAACCGGGAGAAGGATGCTTACGCAGTCCAAAGTGAAAGTACGTCTCTGTTACCGTCCTATACTCCAGATTGGCAACACGTCGAGGCCATGCCTCTTGCGGGAAAAAGTATGAATCAGTGGTTGGGCGAGCTGGATGCAATTGCACGAGAAGTCGAGGCAGAGCTAGTTTCGCGGGAAATAGGGTGCCATTTGAGTGAGGTTTTGGACGCGGTGAACATAGTCCTTTTCGAGTTGAGAGGTTTCAAAAGGTCACATGTGTTGGTAGATTCCAAAGGTCTATACCTGCACTCGGTATTAGGCTCGGGATCTTGCAGCG CGATTTTGCTCAGTATTGTTTATATTGAGGTTTGTCGAAGACTTAATCTAACTGTTTTGGGATCCCGAGTTGGGGAAGAGTTTTTGATATGGCCCCAGACAGGAAACCCCGAG GAGCTATTCAAGATTACTTGCGGGCACAGTTTGTTTGGTATTGTTAACGGGAAGTGTGTGGAGGACCCTCGATCGAAGGCCTCAGACATAAATAGCAATTCACTTCTAGGACTCGAGGTTGCAACGAACCGAGATATAATTGGAATCGCTTTGGCCAATTTGATT AGGTTTCATTGGAAACGTGCCTCGAGAGCAAACCATGGTCTGATGCTGAGTTCTCCGCTTAGGTCTGTTCGTGATGCTGACGAAAGATCTAGCAAGAACGACGTGGCTTCGAATGTCCCCTTGTTACGACCTCAAGATCTAAG GCTGGCTATTATGGCATCAGAAAGATTGCTTATTCTGCAGCCACACAATTGGGCTCTGAGACGAGACTATGGCATGATGTTGTACTATAGTAG GGAATACGAGGCAGCTGTGCAGGAGCTTAGCATCTGTATGGCCTTCGCCCCTGAAGAGGAAGCAGAAGTTTTGGAGCCATTCGTCGAGAAGTTGCATCTGTTGCGCCTCGAATCCTCGTGGAAGTCCCGGGGACATAAAGGCCGGCTTACAGTTCCTTAA
- the LOC116027345 gene encoding uncharacterized protein LOC116027345 isoform X3 yields MLCSSLSGLIHQAARMGSLENLCRCGFDGRLGCWIGNEKHKKRRLSIAPWIASALAETRNSSRAELYAEVLKDAREKFTREVSLRTKDKEISLAKALLYVGAEDEVFMAFNREKDAYAVQSESTSLLPSYTPDWQHVEAMPLAGKSMNQWLGELDAIAREVEAELVSREIGCHLSEVLDAVNIVLFELRGFKRSHVLVDSKGLYLHSVLGSGSCSAILLSIVYIEVCRRLNLTVLGSRVGEEFLIWPQTGNPEELFKITCGHSLFGIVNGKCVEDPRSKASDINSNSLLGLEVATNRDIIGIALANLIRFHWKRASRANHGLMLSSPLRSVRDADERSSKNDVASNVPLLRPQDLREYEAAVQELSICMAFAPEEEAEVLEPFVEKLHLLRLESSWKSRGHKGRLTVP; encoded by the exons ATGCTGTGTTCTTCCTTATCTGGGCTGATTCATCAGGCAGCCAGGATGGGTTCTTTGGAGAATTTATGCAG GTGTGGTTTTGATGGTCGTCTTGGATGTTGGATTGGGAATGAAAAACACAAGAAGAGGAGGCTGAGCATTGCCCCTTGGATTGCTTCTGCTCTTGCTGAAACCCGAAATTCGTCTAGAGCTGAGCTCTATGCAGAG GTTTTGAAAGATGCTAGGGAAAAGTTTACACGGGAGGTATCTTTGCGAACGAAGGATAAAGAAATATCCCTAGCAAAG GCTTTGCTTTATGTTGGTGCCGAAGATGAGGTGTTCATGGCTTTCAACCGGGAGAAGGATGCTTACGCAGTCCAAAGTGAAAGTACGTCTCTGTTACCGTCCTATACTCCAGATTGGCAACACGTCGAGGCCATGCCTCTTGCGGGAAAAAGTATGAATCAGTGGTTGGGCGAGCTGGATGCAATTGCACGAGAAGTCGAGGCAGAGCTAGTTTCGCGGGAAATAGGGTGCCATTTGAGTGAGGTTTTGGACGCGGTGAACATAGTCCTTTTCGAGTTGAGAGGTTTCAAAAGGTCACATGTGTTGGTAGATTCCAAAGGTCTATACCTGCACTCGGTATTAGGCTCGGGATCTTGCAGCG CGATTTTGCTCAGTATTGTTTATATTGAGGTTTGTCGAAGACTTAATCTAACTGTTTTGGGATCCCGAGTTGGGGAAGAGTTTTTGATATGGCCCCAGACAGGAAACCCCGAG GAGCTATTCAAGATTACTTGCGGGCACAGTTTGTTTGGTATTGTTAACGGGAAGTGTGTGGAGGACCCTCGATCGAAGGCCTCAGACATAAATAGCAATTCACTTCTAGGACTCGAGGTTGCAACGAACCGAGATATAATTGGAATCGCTTTGGCCAATTTGATT AGGTTTCATTGGAAACGTGCCTCGAGAGCAAACCATGGTCTGATGCTGAGTTCTCCGCTTAGGTCTGTTCGTGATGCTGACGAAAGATCTAGCAAGAACGACGTGGCTTCGAATGTCCCCTTGTTACGACCTCAAGATCTAAG GGAATACGAGGCAGCTGTGCAGGAGCTTAGCATCTGTATGGCCTTCGCCCCTGAAGAGGAAGCAGAAGTTTTGGAGCCATTCGTCGAGAAGTTGCATCTGTTGCGCCTCGAATCCTCGTGGAAGTCCCGGGGACATAAAGGCCGGCTTACAGTTCCTTAA